The genomic interval ATAACAAAGCCTTAAATCTTGGTTTTGAAAATGGGACAACTAATGACTGGACAGCCACAGGTGATGCCTTTACGGATGCGCTGATATCCCAGGACCCTTCTCCGGTACATGAAAACGACCAGCGGATCAATATGTCCGGGAAGTATTTTATTACCAGCGGCGGTACGAAAAATTACAAAAGAACCGGTACACTCTCTTCCGTTCCCTTTACAGTTACTCATCCTTTTGCTGCTTTCAAAGTTTCCGGAGGTGCTTTGCAGGATACCAGGGTAGAACTGGTAAGAACAGATAATAATGAAGTTTTCTTCCAGATCACTGGTTCCGGACGGGCTACCTTGCAGCCGGTAGTGGTGGATTTATCTGACTTGCAAAACAAGGAAATTTTCATCCGGCTGGTAGATAATGAAACCGGCATTTCGCAGATTCCTTATATTGGGGATGATAAATTTGCGCACATCAATTTCGATGATTTTCAGTTTTATTCCACCCGCCCCAATTTCCCGAACGAACTTAAGCAGACAGATATTATTATTCTTCCTCCCCTTGATCCTATTGTGCATTCCGGGCTTTCCGGAACAGAAGCCGCCAAAAGTATGACCACGCAACAAGGCTTTTCTGTGAAGCTGGCAGCTGCCGAACCAGATGTGATCCGGCCGATTAGTTTTACCATAGATGCCAGGGGAAGGCTTTGGGTGGTTGAGGCGCATACCTATCCCATCCGCGCTGCAGAAGGGAAAGGCAAAGACCGCATCCTGATCTTTGAAGATACCAATGGGGATGGCAGCTTAGACAAGCGGATTGTTTTTACAGAAGGCCTCAACCTGATCAGTGCCATCGAAGTAGGTATGGGAGGCGTGTGGCTGGGTTCGGCACCCCATCTGCTGTTTATTCCCATAGATAAATCCGGCGATAAACCAGCTGGTCCGCCGCAGATCCTGCTGGATGGATGGGGCTATGAAGACACCCATGAAATGCTTAATAATTTCCGCTGGGGACCAGATGGCTGGCTGTATGGCACACATGGGGTATTTACACACTCGAATGTAGGCAAACCAGGAGCACCAGACTCGGAGCGTACCAAACTCAATGCCGGTGTATGGCGCTTTCATCCCACCACCAAAAAGTTTGAATTGTTTGCCGAAGGAACCAGCAATCCGTGGGGCATTGATTTTAATGACTATGGCCATCCCTTTATCACCGTGTGTGTGATTCCGCATATGTTCCATGTGATTCAGGGAGCCAGGTACCATCGTCAGGCAGGCAAGCATTTTAACCCCTATACCTATGATGATATCAAACAATCGGGTGACCATGTACACTGGATCGGCGACAGAGGTCCACATGCCGGTAATTTCCGGTCTAATTCCAAAGGCGGTGGCCATGCCCATGCCGGTGCGATGATCTATCTGGGCAGCGAAAACTGGCCTAAGGAGTACCGCAATCATATTTTTATGAACAATATCCACGGAAGCCGGGTAAATTTAGATCTGCCCAACCGCAAAGGTTCCGGCTATTTAGTGAGCCATGGGGAGGATTTCCTATTGACCAATGATACCTGGTCGCAGTGGCTTAACTTCCGTTATGATGGCAGTGGCTCTGTATTTGCCATCGACTGGTACGATAAAAACCAGTGCCATAGTCCTAATCCGGATGTGCACCAGAAAACCATGGGACGTATTTTCAAGATCAGCCATGAAACGGATAAATGGGTACAGGTGGATCTGACCAAAGCCTCTGATATGGAACTGGTCAATTATCAGTTGCATCCCAATGAGTGGTATGTACGCAACGCCCGTGTCATTCTGCAGGAAAGAGGCGGAAATAAAAAAGTCCACAAAGCACTCAAGAAGATATTGAACGAAAATCCGGATGTAACCAGACAACTCCGGGCGCTGTGGACATTGCATGTTACCAAAGGATTGACTGAGAAAGACTTGCTTCCTTTATTATCTCACCAAAATGAATACATGCGCAGCTGGGCGGTTCAACTTTTATCCGAAGACAACAATGCTTCGGATGCAGCCCTTACCCGTTTTGCAGAGTTGGCTAAAACTGATAACTCAGCCCTGGTACGTTTATATCTGAGTTCTGCCATCCAGCGGACGGCACCGGAAAAAAGATGGCCTACCCTGGAAGCACTTCTTCAGCGTACCGAAGACAAAGACGATCATAACCTGCCTTTAATGCTCTGGTATGCTTTTGAGCCCACAGTGCCTACAGATATAAACCGGGCAGTTGAACTGGCTATGAAGGCAAAAGTGCCGCAGGTATTGCCCTTTACCATTCAGCGGGTAGCGGCTCTCAACAATGCGGAATCTGTTAAAACCCTGCAAAGCCTGCAACAACGCTTGGAAAAAATGGAGCACTCCGACCAGAATCATGAAGTGCAAGCACTGATTAAGAAGGTATTGGAGCCGAAATAAATGTTCATCTGCTGATAGTTAGCAATAATAGTTCTGAAATTCAATACAGATCTTATAACTACAAAAAGACCTTGAATAATAATTTAAGGTCTTTTTGTAGTCAAGTTATATTAAAATGAGTCATCAATTAGAAAATTGATAAATATAAGTCCCCCAAATTTTCAAACAGCAATACAATAGAAAAATCAATTTGCTGAAGTTTCAAGAAATAAGAAGTTAATTTACCCCCCCTTTAGTGATACAGGAAATAATTCATTTATAGGGAAATTTGGCTGGTAAACTGTCAAGCTATATTAGGAGAAGACCCTTGTATAAAACCTTCTTTGCATTCCTTTGCTGAACTCCTACACACTTGACTCTATGGTCACCGTTAAAAAGTATTTTCTTATAGTAATTTATTTTGCTCCAAATACCTAAAAATAACGTGAGATCGGAGATAGTTAAGCGACCATAGCATTTTGAGCAATCATCCACTGCTGGGGATAAATACTGACAGCCGGTTTTGTAGGATAAAAACAGTAAGCCACCAAAGCGGCCATCCTATGGGCAAAGGCATTCACCGGCGAGCGATGCCTGCTATGTTCAATGTTGGCTACTTGTTTGTGAAGGGCGATCACCGATGCAATCATGCCCCTTTTTGCCAGATAATCTTTTTGATAAATGTCCATAGAAGGGGGCTGTTTGCTGTTTTTTCTTGCTTTTGTGATCAATTGTAAGCCTTCCTGTTCAACAAAGGCTTTCTTTTCAGCATTGACTATATAGCCTTTATCAGCAAAGATACTACCCTGCAAACCTTTGGTGAGAAAAAACAATACTTTGGGTCTGGTGTCTGAAACCGATGCCTTACTAAAGTAAAAGCGCAGCAGTTCTCCTTGGTGGTTGAGCAGGATATGGTATTTGAAACCGTAGAACCAGCCTACAGAAGTCTTGCCCCAATCAGCTAAGCCCTTGAAGGTGCGATGCTGATGCACCCGTTTGGGATGGCAGACTTGCAGAGGGGAAGAATCCATGTAGTAAATGCCTGTGTGGGAAGCCTGCCCACAGCGGCTTTTCAGCAACAAACTCATAGGCAACATCGCTCTGGGGATGAGTTCTAAAAAACGGTGGTAAGCCACCAGATCGGGAAAATCCCTGCGTAATTGTTTGCTTACCATTTGTATATAGTAGCTTTTAAAGGTTTTATAGCCTGAATAGTGATAGTAAATCAGGATGGTCATCACTTCACTCAAGGTTAATTGACAAGGGTAAGGCTTTGTGTAGTAGCCTTGCTCTTTGAGGAGTTGCAGCAGAAAAAGAGAATTTTGTTTGCAGAATTCATCCACTTCAAAGTATATTTCTGTAAGCATAGCAGCAAGGCTTAGAGTGATTAACATCTTAAGACAATGCTAATTTACTCTTTCTCTCTGCTATGGCATATCTCCGATCTCACGTTAAAAATAGGTATTGTGTATAATAAATGCTTTTGCGATATTGAAAGTAATAAGGTTCAACTATATCAGCTATATTCTAAAAGCAGATCCAATACATAGTTCTGCCTACTGCCCACCAGCAAACATGGATAGATATTTTTTTAAACTGTAGTTAATTTTTTCTATCACGCTTAGAGAACGTTTTGGAAGAATAAAAATAGGGTAAAAGAAAGAATCAGTGAGTAAACTTGAGGTGTCTAATCATCAAGTTTATGCAAGAAAAATTCTCTGCGCTCACTGACCCTGAATGGGAAGTTATCAAGGAAATAATTGATAACCAAAGAAAGATTAAACATGAAAAACGGGTGATAATCAATGCACTGCTTTGGCTGCTAACTACGGGCAGCCAATGGCGCAATATGGAAAGTAAGTACCCACCCTGGCAAACCATTTACTATTATTTCAGGCAGTGGAAAAAGCGGGGCATTATTGAAGAGTTGTTAGCTTTTTTAGCAGGCAGAGAAAGAAAAAAAGCAGGCAGACAAGCCCTGCCAAGCGTGTTAGCTATTGATAGCCAAAGTGTTAAGATTATACAATTTACCAGTCAGGATAAAGGCATAGATGGCAATAAAAAAGTGAATGGCAGAAAAAGACATCTGGCTGTGGACTGTTTAGGTATCCCCTGGGCGGTGCATATTACAGCTGCTAATATATCAGACACCACAGCAGGATATGAGTTAGCAGCTAAGTTGAAGGGCAAGTCCGCCCGCCTGCATACCCTGAAAGCAGATAATGGCTACACAGAGACTTTTGTGGAAGAAGTGAAAAAACAATATGGATGGAGTGTAGAAATTGTACAAAAGCCTGAAAGCGTGAAAGGCTTTGTCCCGGCAGGGGGCCGTTGGGTAGTGGAACGTAGCTACGGATGGCTCAATTTTAAGCGTAGGTTGAGCCGTGATTTTGAAAAAAGCACAGAAAGTTCGGAAGCCATGCTACAATTAGCCTTTATTGATACTCTGCTCAAAAGAAAAACCGAATAATATTTCAAAACATTCTCTTAAAACAGACCCTTATGAAACTCAACAAAGAAGCCATTCCGGTAGCTATGCAAGCACCAGGAACCATCATGAGAAACCTGCCCGGTTATGGAGGGATGACAGTTGCCTTTAATCAAATGCCGGCAGGCACAGACCTTGGTCCCCTATTGCAAGGATTACAAAATAATAGTTGCCAATGCCCACATTGGGGATATGTCTTGGAGGAGGAGATAGTGATGAAATATGATGATGGGACAGAAGAGACCTTAATGACCGGCGATGTTTTTTACATGCAGCCAGGACATATGGCTGTGGTTAAAAAGGATCCAAAATTAATTGATTTCAGTCCTGAGAAACAACTCAAGGAAGTATTAGACCATGTTGCTAAAAAGTCCACTTTTTGGGGGAGGTCCACTTTTAGGCGTCAATCATTTCCTGTAAACTGATAAAATAATAAGATCATTCTTTCTATATTCTGTCAAATATCTTTTATGTTTTTACTTCCCTATAGCAATGGATGCCAAAGAAATACTCAAACAGTATATCGCTAAAACTATTTCCTTATCAGATGAACAGTTCGATTACTTCTTTTCGCATTTTAAGCCGCAGGTATTCAAAAAAGGCCAAACGATCATTGGCGCTGGTGATAAGTTAGATTCGGAATATTTCGTAATTAATGGATGTTTAAAGACATTTTACATCAATGATGAGTTGAAAATGTATATTCTTCAATTCGCCATGCCTACCTGGTGGGCTTCCGATTATCATGCGCTCTATACAGGCAACAGATCAACGGTGAGTGTAGATTGTATCACAGATGCAGAGGTTCTTTGTTTGAAGACGGAGGACCGGGAAAAGCTTTGCCGTGAGATACATGCCATTGAACATTTTTTCCGGTGGCGCACCAATATGGGGTACGTAGCTTCTCAAAAACGATTATTATCTTTAATGAATAATGATGCCAGACACCGCTATGAGGAACTGTTGAAACAATATCCACAGCTCTATAACCTCGTCCCCAAGAATTTAATTGCTGCCTATTTAGGTGTATCCCGCGAGACCCTCAGCCGCCTGTATCACTCCCAAAAGTGATCTATATCACATACTGTTACACTTTTTACGAATGTGACATAGGTCACGCAATCCTTTTCTTTTCATCCTGCACCTTTGTGTTGTTCATTTAAACATCAAGAAAATGGAAACACAACAATTTAACATTATCGGCTCCCAAAGCTTGGTTGAATGGGTGGGCCGCAAAGTAACAGGCGCCCATAATGGCACGATTGCTATCAAAGAAGGAACCCTGACTTTCAAAGATAATCATCTTTTAAGTGGGAGATTCGTAATTGACACAAGGTCAATTAAAATTCTAGACATCACCGATCCTGTAACAAATGCACAATTTGCCGGGCACTTAGCCTCTGATGACTTTTTTAGTTCAGAGCAATATCCCGAAGCTATTTTTGAAATTAGCTATGCCGAGCCCATTAACAAGGGAGCTTATCATGTTACCGGTAACCTAACGATCAAAGGTATTACTCAACTAATCAGTTTTAATGCGCAGGTAGACCGTTCTGGCAATACGGTTACTGCTTCCGGCAAAATCACAGTAGATCGTACCAAATTCGGCATTAAGTTTCGTTCTGGTAACTTTTTCCAGAACCTGGGCGATACTTTGATCTATAACAATTTTGATCTCGGTACACACCTTACTGCACAAGCGGCTACGCAACCTGAAGTAACTGCTCAACCTATTCACGCTTAAACATTACTGCCATGCCTTATATTAAAATTGAAGTAACCCGTGAAGGTGTTTCCAGGGAAAAGAAACAAGCCCTCATTAAAGGAGTAACCGAGGTGATTACCACTGTACTCAATAAAGATCCATATCTAACACATGTAGTCATTCAGGAAGTGGATTTAGATGATTGGGGATATGGAGGCGAACAAACATCTGTCCTGAGGGAAAAAGGAATCACTGCCAACAAAAAGTAAATCGTATCCATCATGAAAAAGCAAACAGTTATCGTTACCGGTGCATCTTCCGGTATCGGGAAAGAAGTAGCCCGCTACTTCTTAGCAAAAGGCGACAACGTCGTTATCAACTCAGCAACTGCCTCTAAACTCGAAGAAACCTTTCATGAGCTGGGTGCAGGACCCAATCTTGCCTTCGTAGCCGGAAATATCAGCGACAAAGCCACCGGTGAACTGCTGGTAAAAACAGCAGTAGATAAGTTTGGCTCGGCAGATGTACTGATTAACAATGCAGGCATCTATGAAAACAAACCTTTTCTGGAAGTAGACGAGGCCTACCTGGACCGGTTTCTAAGTACCAATCTGAAAGGAACGTTTTTCACTACACAGGCAGTAATTCCACAAATGTTAAAACAACACGACGGCGTGGTAATTAACATTGGCTCACCCCTGGTAGAACATGCCTTAGGCGGCGGTCCATCCACAGCCCCCATCGCAAGCAAAGGAGCCATTCATGCCCTTACCATTCAACTGGCCGCTGAATTCGGAAAATACAATATCCGCGTAAATACCATTGCAGCAGGTATTATCCGTACGCCTATGCATGGCGAAAATGCCGATAAGGCTGCAAGTTTGCATTTGATTAACCGCATTGGTGAAGTAGAAGAAGTAGCACAAATGGTATACGCCATCGCAACAAACAAATATGTGACTGGTGCGATCATCCATGTAGATGGCGGTATGGGCGCAGGACATCATCTAAACTAATAAAATCTTTCTTTACCGGCTTTTACAGCCATAGAATCGCAGAGCATAAACATATAACCTAATCCTACAGATGAAAACCATTGACGAAGAAACAGCGGCTATCAAGCAAGTGCTGCAAGCGTATTATTTTCAGGGAATATATGAAGGCAATGTGGAATTACTCAGGGAGGCTTTCCATCCGGGAACATTACTCTTTGGAGATATAAACGGTCAACCCTATGCCAAAAC from Rhodocytophaga rosea carries:
- a CDS encoding PVC-type heme-binding CxxCH protein, whose translation is MASVTREYTLQATMLGYFGPDGKRNPVLQANKGDMVRIQIVNGENMTHDIALEKMGLKSKTLAQKGDTTSIVFKADQSDTYFCSIPGHRAAGMVGKFEIVEGAINTEVVIAGFIPKKNNKALNLGFENGTTNDWTATGDAFTDALISQDPSPVHENDQRINMSGKYFITSGGTKNYKRTGTLSSVPFTVTHPFAAFKVSGGALQDTRVELVRTDNNEVFFQITGSGRATLQPVVVDLSDLQNKEIFIRLVDNETGISQIPYIGDDKFAHINFDDFQFYSTRPNFPNELKQTDIIILPPLDPIVHSGLSGTEAAKSMTTQQGFSVKLAAAEPDVIRPISFTIDARGRLWVVEAHTYPIRAAEGKGKDRILIFEDTNGDGSLDKRIVFTEGLNLISAIEVGMGGVWLGSAPHLLFIPIDKSGDKPAGPPQILLDGWGYEDTHEMLNNFRWGPDGWLYGTHGVFTHSNVGKPGAPDSERTKLNAGVWRFHPTTKKFELFAEGTSNPWGIDFNDYGHPFITVCVIPHMFHVIQGARYHRQAGKHFNPYTYDDIKQSGDHVHWIGDRGPHAGNFRSNSKGGGHAHAGAMIYLGSENWPKEYRNHIFMNNIHGSRVNLDLPNRKGSGYLVSHGEDFLLTNDTWSQWLNFRYDGSGSVFAIDWYDKNQCHSPNPDVHQKTMGRIFKISHETDKWVQVDLTKASDMELVNYQLHPNEWYVRNARVILQERGGNKKVHKALKKILNENPDVTRQLRALWTLHVTKGLTEKDLLPLLSHQNEYMRSWAVQLLSEDNNASDAALTRFAELAKTDNSALVRLYLSSAIQRTAPEKRWPTLEALLQRTEDKDDHNLPLMLWYAFEPTVPTDINRAVELAMKAKVPQVLPFTIQRVAALNNAESVKTLQSLQQRLEKMEHSDQNHEVQALIKKVLEPK
- a CDS encoding IS982 family transposase encodes the protein MLTEIYFEVDEFCKQNSLFLLQLLKEQGYYTKPYPCQLTLSEVMTILIYYHYSGYKTFKSYYIQMVSKQLRRDFPDLVAYHRFLELIPRAMLPMSLLLKSRCGQASHTGIYYMDSSPLQVCHPKRVHQHRTFKGLADWGKTSVGWFYGFKYHILLNHQGELLRFYFSKASVSDTRPKVLFFLTKGLQGSIFADKGYIVNAEKKAFVEQEGLQLITKARKNSKQPPSMDIYQKDYLAKRGMIASVIALHKQVANIEHSRHRSPVNAFAHRMAALVAYCFYPTKPAVSIYPQQWMIAQNAMVA
- a CDS encoding IS5 family transposase, which gives rise to MQEKFSALTDPEWEVIKEIIDNQRKIKHEKRVIINALLWLLTTGSQWRNMESKYPPWQTIYYYFRQWKKRGIIEELLAFLAGRERKKAGRQALPSVLAIDSQSVKIIQFTSQDKGIDGNKKVNGRKRHLAVDCLGIPWAVHITAANISDTTAGYELAAKLKGKSARLHTLKADNGYTETFVEEVKKQYGWSVEIVQKPESVKGFVPAGGRWVVERSYGWLNFKRRLSRDFEKSTESSEAMLQLAFIDTLLKRKTE
- a CDS encoding cupin domain-containing protein, with the translated sequence MKLNKEAIPVAMQAPGTIMRNLPGYGGMTVAFNQMPAGTDLGPLLQGLQNNSCQCPHWGYVLEEEIVMKYDDGTEETLMTGDVFYMQPGHMAVVKKDPKLIDFSPEKQLKEVLDHVAKKSTFWGRSTFRRQSFPVN
- a CDS encoding Crp/Fnr family transcriptional regulator gives rise to the protein MDAKEILKQYIAKTISLSDEQFDYFFSHFKPQVFKKGQTIIGAGDKLDSEYFVINGCLKTFYINDELKMYILQFAMPTWWASDYHALYTGNRSTVSVDCITDAEVLCLKTEDREKLCREIHAIEHFFRWRTNMGYVASQKRLLSLMNNDARHRYEELLKQYPQLYNLVPKNLIAAYLGVSRETLSRLYHSQK
- a CDS encoding YceI family protein; the encoded protein is METQQFNIIGSQSLVEWVGRKVTGAHNGTIAIKEGTLTFKDNHLLSGRFVIDTRSIKILDITDPVTNAQFAGHLASDDFFSSEQYPEAIFEISYAEPINKGAYHVTGNLTIKGITQLISFNAQVDRSGNTVTASGKITVDRTKFGIKFRSGNFFQNLGDTLIYNNFDLGTHLTAQAATQPEVTAQPIHA
- a CDS encoding tautomerase family protein, which translates into the protein MPYIKIEVTREGVSREKKQALIKGVTEVITTVLNKDPYLTHVVIQEVDLDDWGYGGEQTSVLREKGITANKK
- a CDS encoding SDR family NAD(P)-dependent oxidoreductase is translated as MKKQTVIVTGASSGIGKEVARYFLAKGDNVVINSATASKLEETFHELGAGPNLAFVAGNISDKATGELLVKTAVDKFGSADVLINNAGIYENKPFLEVDEAYLDRFLSTNLKGTFFTTQAVIPQMLKQHDGVVINIGSPLVEHALGGGPSTAPIASKGAIHALTIQLAAEFGKYNIRVNTIAAGIIRTPMHGENADKAASLHLINRIGEVEEVAQMVYAIATNKYVTGAIIHVDGGMGAGHHLN